CCTTCCACGCCCAGGTTGAGGATACCGGCCCGCTCCGTGAGGATTTCGCCGACGGTGGCGTACAGCAGCGAGGTGCCGGCGCGGATGGTAACCCACAGGATGGAGGTGATGAGCGCAAGGGTCATGATTCGCCTCCTGAGACGGCAGGGGGAGCAGCGGGCTTCGCAGCCCTGCGGCGCGGCCCCCAGTCCACCCTCAGCCGATACTGGTTGAACAACACGCCTCCGAGCATGAAGAAGAGGATGGCTCCCTGGAGCACCAGGGCCACCGCCGCGGGCAGTCGCATGGTGATCTGTATCTGGTCGCCGCCCACCAGCAGGCCGGCCAGCAAGATCCCCACCAGCACCACGCCCCACGGGTTCAGTTGCCCCATCCACGCTACGATGATGGCCGTGTAGCCGTAGCCCACCGTCAGGCCCTTCTGCAGGCGGTGGGAGATGCCCGCCACCTCGCCCACGCCGGCCAATCCGGCCAGCCCGCCGCTGATGAGCATCACCAGCAGGACGTTGCGCCACAGGCTGATGCCCGCGTATCGGGCCGCCCTGGGGTTCTCGCCGATGACGCGCACCTCGTAGCCCCATCGCGTGCGCGTGAGCACCAGCCACAGCGCCACCGCCGCCACGAGGCCGAACACCAGCCCCAGGTGCACGCGCGTGCCCGGATAGCGCGCCAACCACGCTTCTTGCGGGAACGGCGCGGTGCCCGGAAAGCCGTATCCTTTCGGGTCGCGCCAGGGGCCGTAGAACAGGTACTCAATCCACAGGATGGCAATGTAGTTCATCATCAAGGTCGTGATGACCTCGTTGACGCCGAGGAAAGCGCGCAGGAAGGCGGGGATGAGGCCCCAGAGGGCC
Above is a genomic segment from Chloroflexota bacterium containing:
- a CDS encoding ABC transporter permease yields the protein MPLMIVAGFLAGALWGLIPAFLRAFLGVNEVITTLMMNYIAILWIEYLFYGPWRDPKGYGFPGTAPFPQEAWLARYPGTRVHLGLVFGLVAAVALWLVLTRTRWGYEVRVIGENPRAARYAGISLWRNVLLVMLISGGLAGLAGVGEVAGISHRLQKGLTVGYGYTAIIVAWMGQLNPWGVVLVGILLAGLLVGGDQIQITMRLPAAVALVLQGAILFFMLGGVLFNQYRLRVDWGPRRRAAKPAAPPAVSGGES